From Actinopolymorpha cephalotaxi, one genomic window encodes:
- the treY gene encoding malto-oligosyltrehalose synthase has product MSAAERSRANVVSTYRLQLQPEFDFDAAAAVVPYLARLGVTHLYLSPILQATPGSTHGYDVVDHTRLSADLGGQPAFDRLVEAAHEAGLGVVVDVVPNHMAVPTPLHLNAKLWAVLRDGPSSPYARWFDVDWSLQAGTGHGAILMPVLGDRIGQCVERGEITLDQHDGAPIIRYFDHVFPVRPGTEHLPLAELLDMQFYRLAFWRIADEELNYRRFFDIDTLAAIRVEDPTVFAASHDLLVRLHREGKVDGYRIDHPDGLADPRGYLRRLAEATGDSWVAAEKILEADEPLPEDWPCAGTTGYDALWRVQSLFVDPDGAAPLLRQWTSLTGEPETLQPVVDEAKRYIVDQVLAAEVVRLVELVMAMGEHDINLRDFTRRRLTRALGELLVAFDVYRAYVHPGEPLAPEAEEIVRAAAVRATGAAPDLADEIEFLVGVALGSHRSAAARALQDEFCVRFQQTTGPVMAKGIEDTAFYRWFPLVSLCEVGAPADRFGIAEDTFHEWAARATARHPAAMTTLSTHDTKRTEDVRARLGVLSELPSVWEHTVSALREATAAYRPEPLDPATEYLLWQILVGAWPIEADRLVEFVTKATREAKRHTTWTEPNAAYDEAVTGFARAVVADENVVRLVRAFVDTIAPYDRANVLGQKLVQLTCTGVPDVYQGTELRSLTLVDPDNRRPVDFTERVRLLDRLDAGDSGASSGGASSDGDASEGDSLDAEKLLVTAATLRCRAAHPDRFVGPDAGYTPLETTSPHALGFLRGGAVATVVTRLSAGLAAAGGWGSATVDLPAGSWTDEFTGQRVDGGKVRLDRLLAQRPVALLVRADDPAA; this is encoded by the coding sequence TTGAGCGCCGCCGAGCGCTCGCGCGCGAACGTCGTCTCGACCTACCGCCTGCAACTCCAGCCGGAGTTCGACTTCGACGCCGCGGCGGCCGTCGTGCCGTACCTCGCCCGGCTCGGCGTGACCCACCTCTACCTCTCGCCGATCCTGCAGGCCACGCCCGGTTCCACCCACGGCTACGACGTGGTGGACCACACCCGGCTGTCGGCCGACCTCGGCGGACAGCCGGCGTTCGACCGGCTGGTCGAGGCGGCCCACGAGGCGGGGCTGGGCGTCGTCGTCGACGTCGTGCCCAACCACATGGCCGTGCCGACTCCCCTGCACCTGAACGCCAAGCTGTGGGCGGTGCTGCGGGACGGGCCGAGCTCGCCGTACGCCCGATGGTTCGACGTCGACTGGTCGCTGCAGGCGGGCACCGGTCACGGCGCGATCCTGATGCCCGTGCTCGGCGACCGGATCGGCCAGTGCGTGGAGCGCGGGGAGATCACGCTCGACCAGCACGACGGCGCGCCGATCATCCGCTACTTCGACCACGTGTTCCCGGTCCGCCCCGGCACCGAACACCTGCCGCTGGCCGAACTCCTCGACATGCAGTTCTACCGGCTGGCGTTCTGGCGGATCGCCGACGAGGAGCTCAACTACCGGCGGTTCTTCGACATCGACACCCTCGCGGCGATCCGGGTGGAGGACCCCACGGTGTTCGCCGCCAGCCACGACCTGCTGGTCCGGCTGCACCGCGAAGGCAAGGTCGACGGCTACCGCATCGACCACCCCGACGGGCTGGCCGACCCGCGCGGCTACCTCCGCCGGCTGGCCGAGGCCACCGGCGACTCCTGGGTGGCGGCGGAGAAGATCCTCGAGGCCGACGAGCCGCTGCCGGAGGACTGGCCGTGCGCGGGCACCACCGGGTACGACGCGCTGTGGCGGGTGCAGTCGCTGTTCGTCGACCCCGACGGCGCCGCTCCGCTGCTGCGCCAGTGGACCTCCCTCACCGGAGAACCGGAGACCCTCCAGCCCGTCGTGGACGAGGCCAAGCGCTACATCGTCGACCAGGTGCTGGCCGCCGAGGTGGTCCGGCTGGTCGAACTCGTGATGGCCATGGGCGAGCACGACATCAACCTGCGCGACTTCACCCGGCGCCGGCTGACCCGCGCGCTCGGCGAGCTCCTGGTGGCCTTCGACGTCTACCGTGCCTACGTCCACCCGGGTGAGCCGCTCGCACCGGAGGCGGAGGAGATCGTGCGGGCCGCCGCGGTCCGGGCCACCGGCGCCGCGCCCGACCTGGCCGACGAGATCGAGTTCCTCGTCGGCGTCGCGCTCGGCAGCCACCGGAGCGCGGCCGCGCGGGCACTGCAGGATGAGTTCTGCGTACGGTTCCAGCAGACCACTGGGCCGGTGATGGCCAAGGGCATCGAGGACACGGCGTTCTACCGCTGGTTCCCGCTCGTCTCGCTGTGCGAGGTGGGCGCGCCGGCCGACCGGTTCGGGATCGCGGAGGACACCTTCCACGAGTGGGCGGCCCGGGCGACCGCCCGGCACCCGGCCGCGATGACGACCCTGTCCACCCACGACACCAAGCGGACCGAGGACGTACGCGCCCGGCTGGGCGTGCTCTCGGAGCTGCCCTCGGTCTGGGAGCACACGGTGTCCGCGCTGCGCGAGGCGACCGCGGCCTACCGGCCCGAGCCGCTGGACCCGGCGACGGAGTACCTGTTGTGGCAGATCCTCGTCGGCGCCTGGCCGATCGAGGCCGACCGGCTGGTGGAGTTCGTCACCAAGGCCACCCGTGAGGCCAAGCGGCACACCACCTGGACCGAACCCAACGCGGCGTACGACGAGGCGGTCACCGGGTTCGCCCGCGCGGTGGTGGCCGACGAGAACGTCGTACGCCTGGTCCGCGCGTTCGTGGACACGATCGCGCCGTACGACCGGGCCAACGTCCTCGGCCAGAAGCTCGTCCAGCTCACCTGCACCGGTGTGCCCGACGTCTACCAGGGCACCGAGCTGCGCTCGCTGACGCTGGTCGACCCGGACAACCGGCGCCCGGTCGACTTCACCGAACGGGTCCGGTTGCTGGACCGGCTGGACGCCGGCGACTCCGGGGCCTCCTCAGGTGGGGCCTCCTCCGACGGGGACGCCTCCGAGGGGGACTCCCTGGACGCGGAGAAGCTGCTGGTCACCGCGGCGACGCTGCGGTGCCGGGCGGCGCACCCGGACCGGTTCGTCGGACCGGACGCCGGCTACACGCCGTTGGAGACCACCAGCCCGCACGCGCTGGGTTTCCTGCGCGGCGGCGCGGTCGCCACCGTGGTCACCCGGCTGTCGGCCGGGCTGGCCGCCGCCGGCGGCTGGGGTTCGGCCACCGTGGACCTGCCCGCGGGCAGCTGGACCGACGAGTTCACCGGGCAGCGGGTCGACGGCGGGAAGGTCCGGCTGGACCGGCTGCTGGCCCAGCGGCCGGTGGCACTGCTCGTCCGCGCGGACGACCCGGCGGCCTGA
- a CDS encoding zinc-binding alcohol dehydrogenase family protein, with protein MTEPSSPAAPGGLPATMRAWVVDEPGRLEAVELPVPEPAPEELLVRVRACGVCRTDLHVRDGDLPPHRSPVVPGHEIVGEVVATGAEVAAVGAGGGSLVPRIAEVARIGGRVGIPWLRHTCGKCRYCLRGQENLCSNSRYTGWDADGGYAEYATVPAAYAYPLPGDRFAAYAEQELAPLLCAGIIGYRALRRADLPAGGRLGVYGFGGSAHLTAQVAAAEGATVHVLTRSAAARALALDLGAASAREAYDAPPEPLDAAILFAPVGDLVPAALSALDRGGTLSIAGIYLTAVPSLDYERHLFQERTVRSVTANTREDGHAFLAAAAAHRLRIATTTYPLDRADEALDDLAADRVNGVAVLVP; from the coding sequence ATGACCGAGCCGAGTTCCCCGGCCGCGCCCGGCGGCCTGCCCGCGACCATGCGGGCGTGGGTGGTCGACGAGCCGGGCCGGCTGGAAGCGGTCGAGCTGCCGGTTCCCGAGCCCGCTCCGGAGGAGTTGCTGGTCCGCGTGCGCGCCTGCGGGGTGTGCCGGACCGACCTGCACGTGCGCGACGGCGACCTGCCGCCGCACCGCTCGCCGGTGGTGCCCGGCCACGAGATCGTCGGAGAGGTGGTGGCGACCGGCGCCGAGGTGGCCGCGGTGGGCGCGGGCGGAGGGAGCCTGGTTCCCCGGATCGCCGAGGTCGCCCGGATCGGGGGCCGGGTCGGCATTCCCTGGCTGCGGCACACGTGCGGGAAGTGCAGGTACTGCCTGCGCGGCCAGGAGAACCTCTGCTCGAACTCCCGTTACACCGGCTGGGACGCCGACGGCGGGTACGCGGAGTACGCCACCGTCCCGGCCGCCTACGCCTACCCGCTGCCGGGCGACAGGTTCGCCGCGTACGCCGAGCAGGAGCTCGCACCGCTGCTGTGCGCGGGGATCATCGGCTACCGCGCACTGCGCCGCGCAGACCTGCCCGCCGGTGGCCGGCTGGGCGTCTACGGCTTCGGCGGCTCGGCCCATCTCACCGCCCAGGTGGCGGCGGCCGAGGGCGCCACGGTGCACGTGCTCACCCGATCTGCGGCCGCCCGCGCCCTGGCCCTCGACCTGGGTGCCGCCTCCGCACGGGAGGCGTACGACGCACCGCCGGAGCCGCTCGACGCGGCGATCCTGTTCGCGCCGGTGGGCGACCTCGTCCCCGCGGCGCTGAGCGCCCTCGACCGCGGCGGCACCCTGAGCATCGCCGGGATTTACCTGACCGCCGTACCCTCCCTGGACTACGAGCGGCATCTGTTCCAGGAACGCACGGTCCGCAGCGTCACCGCCAACACCCGCGAGGACGGCCACGCCTTCCTCGCGGCCGCGGCCGCGCACCGGCTGCGGATCGCCACCACGACCTACCCGCTGGATCGGGCCGACGAGGCGCTGGACGACCTGGCCGCGGACCGGGTGAACGGCGTCGCCGTTCTGGTCCCCTGA
- a CDS encoding (2Fe-2S)-binding protein, translating into MGRFSPGGRDPTADLMESCSGERGEAYDGRRAVSGGRSVRDLLADAGTIGAYFTVSPFPVSHFTVSPEIPGAPPRDLGLVSLAQLYAGHATLGRAITHMTERLGTTEVRVGASILFQGMAARLWSPVVAVALLHRRVPVLAPESTWPDLGASPASWRTDPERVTLLDPADNPGEDPDEHQAEHPSERPDNDVDRLARLVVRTVVKTHLTPLTDAVRAELPIPGALLWGNAASALVGTLGVLARSRPGLAHEVSVLTATALRQPPLADAGTLDSTQLSPGDTGPPAFVRRSCCLYYRVPGGGLCGDCALTRRP; encoded by the coding sequence ATGGGCCGATTCTCCCCCGGCGGCCGGGATCCCACCGCCGACCTGATGGAATCGTGCAGTGGTGAACGCGGTGAGGCGTACGACGGGAGGCGCGCGGTGAGCGGCGGCCGGAGCGTGCGAGACCTGCTGGCGGACGCCGGCACGATCGGCGCGTACTTCACCGTCTCCCCTTTCCCCGTCTCCCACTTCACCGTCTCCCCCGAGATTCCCGGGGCCCCTCCCCGCGACCTCGGCCTGGTGTCGCTGGCACAGCTGTACGCCGGGCACGCCACGCTGGGCCGGGCGATCACCCACATGACGGAACGGCTCGGCACCACCGAGGTCCGGGTCGGCGCCTCGATCCTGTTCCAGGGAATGGCCGCGCGTCTGTGGTCACCGGTGGTGGCGGTGGCGCTGCTGCATCGACGGGTGCCTGTGCTCGCCCCCGAATCGACCTGGCCGGACCTCGGCGCCTCGCCCGCGTCGTGGCGTACCGACCCGGAACGGGTCACCCTGCTCGACCCGGCCGACAACCCGGGCGAGGACCCCGACGAGCACCAGGCAGAGCACCCGTCGGAGCGCCCGGACAACGACGTGGATCGCCTTGCCCGGTTGGTGGTTCGTACCGTCGTCAAGACGCACCTGACACCGTTGACCGACGCCGTGCGGGCCGAGCTCCCGATTCCGGGCGCGCTGCTGTGGGGAAACGCGGCCTCCGCACTCGTGGGCACGCTCGGCGTCCTCGCCCGTTCCAGACCCGGCCTCGCCCACGAGGTGTCCGTTCTCACCGCGACGGCGCTGCGTCAACCACCGCTTGCGGACGCCGGAACCCTCGACTCCACCCAGCTTTCGCCCGGCGACACAGGGCCACCGGCGTTCGTACGCAGGAGTTGCTGCCTCTACTACCGCGTTCCCGGCGGCGGGCTGTGCGGCGACTGCGCGCTCACCCGCCGTCCCTGA